A window of Mucilaginibacter paludis DSM 18603 contains these coding sequences:
- a CDS encoding phytoene/squalene synthase family protein produces the protein MDLYTETCFECSKVITNKYSTSFSLGIKAFDKRFRYAIYAIYGFVRYADEIVDTFYDYNQAQLISDFRKETFLAIEQGISLNPVLQSFQCVVNQYHIERDLIEAFLHSMEMDLQQTAYNKEGYQMYIYGSAEVVGLMCLNVFCEGDTDLYKKLLPMARSLGAAFQKINFLRDIRSDFEERGRTYFPGVDFTRFTENDKQKIEADIQHDFDNALKGIKQLPGGTKRGVYVAYTYYLQLFKTIRKTPANVILQKRIRVSDVRKSALYLKAILKQKLNAI, from the coding sequence ATGGATCTATATACCGAAACCTGCTTTGAGTGCAGTAAAGTAATAACCAACAAATATAGTACATCGTTTAGTTTAGGAATTAAAGCCTTTGATAAACGCTTTAGGTATGCTATTTATGCCATTTATGGTTTTGTGCGCTACGCGGACGAGATTGTAGATACTTTTTATGATTACAACCAGGCTCAGCTGATCTCAGATTTCCGGAAGGAAACATTTCTTGCTATAGAGCAGGGTATCAGTTTAAACCCGGTGCTACAATCGTTTCAATGTGTGGTTAATCAATATCATATCGAGCGCGATTTAATAGAGGCTTTTTTACACTCCATGGAAATGGACCTACAGCAAACTGCTTATAACAAAGAGGGGTATCAGATGTATATTTATGGTTCGGCGGAGGTAGTGGGTTTAATGTGCCTTAACGTGTTTTGCGAAGGCGATACTGACTTGTATAAAAAACTGTTACCCATGGCGCGTAGCCTTGGGGCCGCTTTCCAGAAAATTAATTTTTTGAGGGACATCCGGTCAGACTTTGAAGAACGCGGCCGTACTTATTTTCCGGGAGTTGATTTTACCAGGTTTACCGAAAACGATAAACAAAAAATAGAAGCCGATATTCAGCACGACTTTGATAATGCCCTTAAAGGCATTAAACAATTACCTGGCGGAACAAAACGCGGCGTATATGTGGCTTATACTTATTACCTTCAGCTTTTTAAAACAATCAGGAAAACACCGGCCAATGTTATTCTGCAAAAGCGCATCAGGGTTTCTGATGTGCGCAAAAGCGCACTTTATTTAAAGGCTATTTTAAAGCAAAAGTTAAACGCCATATAG
- a CDS encoding thioredoxin family protein, whose product MKKQLLLILVFIFTVSSIAVAQNVMPQAETVFKQAYAQANNEHKNIILIFHASWCGWCKKMEASLNDPSCKKMFDDNYVITTLDVMEQPTKANLENPGALEVLKKYKGEKAGLPFWVILDAKGNLLADSQIRPAGAPMDTPGESIGCPASENEVAYFAKVIKASSKLNDEQLAVISKRFALNKPAPVAAQH is encoded by the coding sequence ATGAAAAAGCAACTGCTCCTGATACTTGTTTTTATTTTTACAGTTAGTTCCATCGCTGTGGCGCAGAACGTTATGCCGCAGGCAGAAACTGTGTTTAAACAGGCTTATGCACAAGCCAATAACGAGCATAAAAATATCATCCTGATATTCCATGCCTCCTGGTGCGGATGGTGCAAAAAAATGGAGGCCAGCTTGAACGATCCTTCCTGCAAAAAAATGTTCGACGATAATTACGTGATCACTACCCTTGATGTAATGGAGCAACCCACCAAAGCTAATTTGGAAAACCCCGGAGCATTAGAGGTACTTAAAAAATACAAAGGCGAAAAAGCAGGCCTGCCATTTTGGGTGATATTGGATGCCAAAGGAAATTTATTAGCCGACAGCCAGATCCGCCCGGCGGGGGCACCGATGGATACCCCCGGCGAAAGCATTGGCTGCCCGGCAAGCGAAAACGAAGTAGCTTACTTTGCCAAGGTAATTAAGGCAAGTTCTAAATTGAATGATGAGCAATTAGCAGTCATCAGCAAACGATTCGCGCTCAATAAACCGGCACCTGTTGCTGCACAACATTGA